The following are encoded together in the Kribbella voronezhensis genome:
- the clpB gene encoding ATP-dependent chaperone ClpB, whose amino-acid sequence MDVQRLTTLARETLSVAIRQTSAAGNPTVEPIHLLSALLAQPEGTTIGLLEAAGADLDAVRRRTAEQLTRLPKASGGSVQAPSLSQKTSDVLNQAEQRALGLGDEFVSTEHLLISLATVEGVAKSALDVTPEALLQAFDAARGNRRITSPEAEGTTKTLEKYGVDLTERAREGKLDPVIGRDSEIRRVVQVLSRRTKNNPVLIGEPGVGKTAVVEGLAQRIVAGDVPESLRGRRLISLDLGAMVAGAKYRGEFEERLKAVLTEIKESGGQVITFIDELHTVVGAGASGEGAMDAGNMLKPMLARGELRMIGATTLDEYRTRIEKDPALERRFQQVFVGEPSVEDSIAILRGLKERYEAHHKVAISDSALVAAATLSNRYISGRQLPDKAIDLVDEAASRLRMEIDSSPVEIDSLRRTVDRLKMEELALSREEDASSQERLARLRADLADREEELRALEARWEKEKSGLNRIGEIKERIDELRGQAERAQREGDFETASKILYGDIPELTKELEEASEEPTAAETADAMVNEEVGPTEIAEVIAMWTGIPTGRLLEGETGKLLRMEDELGRRLIGQREAVKAVSDAVRRARAGISDPDRPTGSFLFLGPTGVGKTELAKALADFLFDDERAMVRIDMSEYGEKHSVSRLVGAPPGYVGYEEGGQLTEAVRRRPYSVILLDEVEKAHPEVFDILLQVLDDGRLTDGQGRTVDFRNVILVLTSNLGSAYLADMSIDDALKRDQVMNVVRQSFKPEFINRLDEIVLFDALGSEELTKIVGLQIVGLQKRLTDRRITLDVGDDAMEWLAMTGYDPVYGARPLRRLVQSAIGDELARGLLSGAIRDGDTVHVRLNEAKDALEVTSA is encoded by the coding sequence ATGGACGTTCAGCGGTTGACGACGCTGGCCCGGGAAACCCTGTCGGTCGCGATCCGTCAGACCTCCGCGGCGGGCAATCCGACCGTGGAACCGATTCACCTGCTGTCGGCGTTGCTCGCGCAGCCCGAGGGGACCACGATCGGTCTGCTCGAGGCCGCCGGAGCCGACCTCGACGCGGTACGCCGCCGTACGGCGGAGCAGCTGACCCGGCTGCCCAAGGCCAGCGGTGGCAGTGTGCAGGCACCCAGCCTGTCCCAGAAGACGAGCGACGTGCTCAACCAGGCGGAGCAGCGGGCGCTGGGGCTCGGGGACGAGTTCGTCTCCACCGAGCACCTGCTGATCTCGCTGGCCACCGTCGAGGGCGTCGCGAAGTCGGCCCTCGACGTGACGCCGGAGGCGCTGTTGCAGGCGTTCGACGCCGCGCGCGGCAACCGGCGGATCACCTCGCCGGAGGCCGAGGGGACGACCAAGACGCTGGAGAAGTACGGCGTCGACCTGACCGAGCGGGCCCGCGAGGGCAAGCTCGACCCGGTGATCGGCCGTGACTCGGAGATCCGCCGGGTGGTCCAGGTGCTGTCCCGGCGTACCAAGAACAACCCGGTGCTGATCGGTGAGCCCGGCGTCGGCAAGACCGCCGTCGTCGAGGGCCTCGCGCAGCGGATCGTGGCCGGTGACGTGCCGGAGTCCCTGCGTGGGCGCCGGCTGATCAGCCTCGACCTCGGCGCGATGGTCGCCGGCGCGAAGTACCGCGGTGAGTTCGAAGAGCGGCTGAAGGCCGTGCTGACCGAGATCAAGGAGTCCGGCGGCCAGGTCATCACCTTCATCGACGAGCTGCACACCGTCGTCGGCGCCGGTGCGTCCGGCGAGGGCGCGATGGACGCGGGCAACATGCTGAAGCCGATGCTGGCCCGTGGCGAGCTCCGGATGATCGGTGCCACCACGCTGGACGAGTACCGGACGCGCATCGAGAAGGACCCGGCGCTGGAGCGACGCTTCCAGCAGGTGTTCGTCGGCGAGCCGTCGGTCGAGGACTCGATCGCGATCCTGCGCGGCCTCAAGGAGCGCTACGAGGCGCACCACAAGGTCGCCATCTCCGACTCCGCGCTGGTCGCCGCGGCGACGCTGTCCAACCGGTACATTTCCGGTCGGCAGCTGCCCGACAAGGCGATCGACCTGGTCGACGAGGCCGCGTCCCGGCTGCGGATGGAGATCGACTCGTCCCCGGTCGAGATCGACTCACTTCGCCGTACGGTCGACCGGCTGAAGATGGAGGAGCTCGCGCTGTCCCGCGAGGAGGACGCCTCGTCGCAGGAGCGGCTGGCCCGGCTGCGCGCCGACCTCGCCGACCGCGAGGAGGAACTGCGCGCGCTCGAAGCCCGCTGGGAGAAGGAGAAGTCCGGCCTGAACCGGATCGGTGAGATCAAGGAGCGGATCGACGAACTCCGCGGCCAGGCCGAGCGGGCCCAGCGCGAAGGCGACTTCGAGACCGCGTCGAAGATCCTGTACGGCGACATCCCCGAGCTCACCAAGGAGCTCGAGGAGGCCTCGGAGGAGCCGACGGCGGCCGAGACCGCCGACGCGATGGTGAACGAGGAGGTCGGGCCCACCGAGATCGCCGAGGTGATCGCGATGTGGACCGGGATCCCGACCGGGCGGCTGCTCGAGGGCGAGACCGGCAAGCTGCTCCGGATGGAGGACGAGCTGGGCCGCCGGCTGATCGGCCAGCGCGAAGCGGTGAAGGCCGTGAGCGACGCCGTACGCCGGGCTCGCGCCGGCATCTCGGATCCCGACCGGCCGACCGGGTCGTTCCTGTTCCTCGGCCCGACCGGTGTCGGCAAGACCGAGCTGGCGAAGGCGCTCGCGGACTTCCTGTTCGACGACGAGCGGGCGATGGTCCGGATCGACATGTCGGAGTACGGCGAGAAGCACAGCGTCTCGCGGCTGGTCGGCGCCCCTCCGGGGTACGTCGGCTACGAGGAGGGCGGTCAGCTGACCGAGGCCGTCCGGCGCCGTCCGTACTCCGTGATCCTGCTGGACGAGGTGGAAAAGGCGCACCCCGAGGTCTTCGACATCCTGCTGCAGGTGCTCGACGACGGCCGGCTGACCGACGGCCAGGGGCGTACGGTCGACTTCCGCAACGTGATCCTGGTGCTCACCAGCAACCTGGGTTCGGCGTACCTGGCGGACATGTCGATCGACGACGCGCTCAAGCGCGACCAGGTGATGAACGTGGTCCGGCAGTCGTTCAAGCCGGAGTTCATCAACCGGCTGGACGAGATCGTGCTGTTCGACGCGCTCGGCAGCGAGGAGCTGACCAAGATCGTCGGGCTGCAGATCGTCGGACTGCAGAAGCGGCTGACCGACCGGCGGATCACGCTCGACGTCGGTGACGACGCGATGGAGTGGCTGGCCATGACGGGGTACGACCCGGTCTACGGCGCGCGTCCGCTGCGCCGGCTGGTGCAGTCCGCGATCGGCGACGAGCTCGCCCGCGGCCTGCTCTCCGGAGCCATCCGCGACGGCGACACCGTGCACGTGCGGCTGAACGAAGCCAAGGACGCGCTCGAGGTCACCTCGGCCTGA
- a CDS encoding ArsC/Spx/MgsR family protein: MEIWINPACSKCRTATAALDEAGVSYTVRRYLDDPPTLEELSEVLTRLNLDPWHLARLNEPEATLVAHLPRDEAHRGDWIALMAANPILIQRPIITTDDNTAVVARDPETLATVLNTP; encoded by the coding sequence ATGGAGATCTGGATCAACCCCGCCTGCTCGAAATGCCGAACCGCCACCGCGGCGCTCGACGAGGCAGGCGTCTCCTACACAGTCCGCCGCTACCTGGACGACCCGCCCACCCTCGAGGAACTCTCCGAAGTCCTGACCCGCCTCAACCTGGACCCCTGGCACCTGGCCCGCCTGAACGAACCCGAGGCCACCCTGGTCGCCCACCTCCCGCGCGACGAGGCCCACCGTGGAGACTGGATCGCCCTGATGGCGGCAAACCCCATCCTCATCCAACGCCCCATCATTACCACCGACGACAACACCGCAGTAGTAGCCCGAGACCCAGAAACCCTGGCCACGGTCCTCAACACCCCTTGA
- a CDS encoding pyridoxal phosphate-dependent aminotransferase, translating into MRDHAQRLQGLGTTIFAEMSALAVRTNSVNLGQGFPDTDGPDSLLEAAIAAIRAGANQYPPGRGIPALRQAIVDHQQRFYGLSYEPDTEVLVTTGATEAIAASLLAYVEPGDEVIALEPYYDSYAACIAMAGGHRVPVTLRAPDFRLDLDELRAAVSSKSKVLLINSPHNPTGTVLDDTELRGIASIAVEHDLVVITDEVYEHLVFDGLQHHPLTAYDGMAERTVSIGSAGKTFSVTGWKIGWVTGSPSVVTAVNTAKQFLTYVSGAPFQPAVAGALALGNEYFDSLRTTMQAKRDLLCDGLASLGFGVHRPQGTYFVTTDVRPLGYTDGVDFCRMLPEKTGVVAIPHQVFYDNVEAGRPLVRWAFCKQTHVLEEALSRLTKL; encoded by the coding sequence ATGCGCGATCACGCTCAGCGGTTGCAGGGGCTCGGGACGACGATCTTCGCCGAGATGTCGGCGCTCGCGGTCCGGACCAATTCGGTGAACCTCGGCCAGGGGTTCCCCGATACCGACGGACCGGACTCGCTGCTGGAGGCCGCGATCGCCGCGATCCGGGCCGGCGCCAACCAGTACCCGCCCGGCCGCGGCATCCCCGCACTCCGGCAGGCGATCGTCGACCATCAGCAGCGCTTCTACGGACTGTCGTACGAACCCGACACCGAGGTGCTCGTCACGACCGGCGCGACCGAGGCGATCGCCGCCTCACTACTCGCGTACGTCGAGCCCGGCGACGAGGTGATCGCCCTCGAGCCGTACTACGACTCGTACGCCGCCTGCATCGCTATGGCCGGCGGGCATCGGGTGCCGGTCACCTTGCGCGCGCCTGACTTCCGGCTCGATCTCGACGAACTCCGGGCCGCCGTATCGTCGAAGTCGAAGGTGCTGCTGATCAACTCGCCGCACAACCCGACCGGTACCGTCCTCGACGACACCGAACTCCGCGGGATCGCTTCTATCGCGGTCGAGCACGACCTGGTGGTGATCACCGACGAGGTCTACGAACACCTCGTCTTCGACGGCCTCCAGCACCACCCGCTCACGGCGTACGACGGAATGGCCGAGCGCACCGTCTCGATCGGCAGTGCGGGCAAGACGTTCTCGGTCACCGGCTGGAAGATCGGCTGGGTCACCGGCAGCCCGTCCGTCGTCACCGCGGTGAACACGGCCAAGCAGTTCCTCACCTACGTCTCGGGCGCCCCTTTTCAACCCGCCGTCGCCGGAGCGCTTGCTCTGGGCAACGAGTACTTCGATTCGCTGCGCACGACCATGCAGGCGAAGCGCGACCTTCTGTGCGACGGCCTGGCGTCCCTCGGCTTCGGCGTCCACCGCCCCCAGGGCACCTACTTCGTCACCACCGACGTCCGCCCCCTCGGCTACACCGACGGCGTCGACTTCTGCCGCATGCTCCCGGAGAAAACCGGCGTCGTAGCCATCCCCCACCAGGTCTTCTACGACAACGTAGAAGCCGGTCGCCCCTTGGTCCGCTGGGCCTTCTGCAAACAAACCCACGTCCTGGAAGAGGCTTTGTCCCGCCTCACCAAACTCTGA
- a CDS encoding MarR family winged helix-turn-helix transcriptional regulator, producing MSYVDENSCVTFLVRHAWLSMRSAVAAALAEHELSVPQYGTLLILSDQPGCTIAEIGRKVGTARQSANELITGMERAGLIERQANPNDRRSQLVHLTAGGKSRLAAARPAVRAVEQELEADFSAADREAARAWLQRMVNTEVPIDEA from the coding sequence ATGAGCTACGTCGACGAGAACAGTTGCGTCACCTTCTTGGTGCGGCACGCCTGGCTGAGCATGCGGTCGGCCGTCGCGGCCGCGCTCGCGGAGCACGAGCTGTCCGTCCCGCAGTACGGAACGCTGCTGATCCTGAGCGACCAGCCGGGCTGCACGATCGCCGAGATCGGCCGCAAGGTCGGCACCGCTCGGCAGTCGGCCAACGAGCTGATCACCGGGATGGAACGCGCCGGCCTGATCGAACGCCAGGCCAACCCGAACGACCGCCGCTCCCAGCTCGTCCACCTGACCGCGGGCGGCAAATCCCGGCTCGCCGCCGCGAGGCCCGCCGTACGGGCGGTCGAGCAGGAACTCGAAGCCGACTTCAGCGCCGCCGACCGCGAAGCCGCCCGCGCCTGGCTCCAACGCATGGTCAACACCGAAGTCCCCATCGACGAAGCGTGA
- a CDS encoding MFS transporter: protein MDLVDHRRQRRILSILVVSAILIWIDSTVLGIALERLADPVHGLGATPNQLQWALGIYSLFFATALFAAGALGDRYGHRTVLMIGMAVFGASSAWAAWSPGPVSLILARALMGIGGAMIMPTSMAIIGATFPPERRAGAIAAWSSSAGVGVATGPVLGGLLIDHFWWGSVFLINLPLVAAGLIGAALVVPNPRSPQRRRLDPLGLGLSTLGLLGVAYGLIEGGQRGGWGRWQVWGSIAAGVVLIAAFLFSEWKEKQPSFDPRLFRNRRFAAGNFALAALFLTITGQSLYVTFYLQGARGMTALHAGLLSLPGALGVVIGAPLGARLARRFSIAAVSGTALAVFAFCHAMNLTYVIDTPLIWFCLVGFVAGTAIGAAVAPTSAAILAALPVDRIGAGSAVNNAIRQVASVLGVAVLGTILSNVYQHSIASSLAVLPAGTRETAADSAEATRRTAVALGRPELVHAANDAFIHSMHVAAATAAVCALVGAIVIIVAFRARRSTAVDEPATLEPATVEG from the coding sequence ATGGACCTTGTCGATCACCGGCGGCAACGCCGGATCCTTTCCATCCTCGTCGTGTCGGCGATCCTGATCTGGATCGACTCGACCGTGCTCGGCATCGCGCTGGAACGCCTTGCCGACCCGGTCCACGGACTCGGCGCCACCCCGAACCAGCTGCAATGGGCCCTCGGGATCTACTCGCTCTTCTTCGCCACCGCCCTGTTCGCCGCCGGCGCCCTCGGCGATCGCTACGGCCACCGGACCGTGCTGATGATCGGGATGGCCGTCTTCGGCGCGTCGTCCGCCTGGGCCGCCTGGTCGCCCGGGCCGGTCTCGCTGATCCTCGCCCGCGCGCTGATGGGCATCGGCGGCGCGATGATCATGCCGACGTCGATGGCCATCATCGGCGCCACTTTCCCGCCCGAGCGTCGCGCCGGCGCCATCGCGGCCTGGTCGTCCTCGGCCGGCGTCGGGGTCGCCACCGGGCCTGTGCTCGGCGGCCTGCTGATCGATCACTTCTGGTGGGGTTCGGTCTTCCTCATCAACCTGCCGCTGGTTGCCGCTGGCCTGATCGGTGCGGCGCTCGTCGTACCCAACCCACGCAGTCCGCAGCGGCGCCGGCTGGATCCGCTCGGGCTCGGCCTGTCCACCCTCGGCCTGCTCGGGGTCGCGTACGGCTTGATCGAAGGCGGTCAACGCGGCGGCTGGGGTCGCTGGCAGGTCTGGGGCAGCATCGCGGCCGGCGTCGTACTGATCGCCGCGTTCCTCTTCTCGGAGTGGAAGGAGAAGCAGCCGAGCTTCGATCCGCGGCTGTTCCGCAATCGGCGGTTCGCGGCCGGCAACTTCGCGCTCGCGGCCCTCTTCCTGACCATCACCGGGCAGAGTCTGTATGTCACCTTCTACTTGCAGGGCGCCCGCGGTATGACCGCCTTGCATGCCGGTCTCCTCTCGCTGCCCGGCGCTCTCGGTGTCGTCATCGGCGCCCCGCTCGGAGCGCGGTTGGCTCGCCGCTTCAGCATCGCGGCGGTCTCCGGCACTGCGCTGGCCGTCTTCGCGTTCTGCCACGCGATGAACCTGACCTACGTGATCGACACCCCGCTGATCTGGTTCTGCCTGGTCGGTTTCGTCGCCGGTACTGCGATCGGCGCGGCCGTCGCGCCGACGTCGGCGGCGATCCTGGCGGCCCTTCCGGTCGACCGGATCGGTGCCGGATCGGCCGTGAACAACGCGATCCGCCAGGTCGCGAGCGTTCTCGGTGTCGCCGTCCTCGGTACGATCCTCTCGAACGTCTACCAGCACTCGATCGCGTCATCACTGGCCGTTCTTCCTGCTGGAACACGCGAAACCGCGGCGGACTCGGCCGAAGCAACTCGGCGTACGGCGGTTGCGCTCGGCCGGCCCGAGTTGGTCCACGCGGCCAACGACGCCTTCATCCACTCGATGCACGTCGCCGCCGCGACGGCCGCCGTCTGTGCTCTGGTCGGCGCGATCGTGATCATCGTCGCCTTCCGAGCGCGACGCAGTACGGCGGTCGACGAACCCGCGACGCTGGAGCCGGCCACTGTCGAAGGCTGA
- a CDS encoding glycosyl hydrolase family 28-related protein, giving the protein MSPVSHKPLSRRRLALTSLAIGALLSTAALSAAAMPTVAPASSAAAAASSQGALPKITRAGLDSALVKGRGASVRFVEQEAENAFTTGEKLGPGREAYTLPAEASGRTAVRLTTPGQYVEFTLSQPANALTLRYSIPDTASGGGLRAPLDVTVNGRHKQTMTLTSEYAWLYGMYPFSNDPNVDPTPGWWKPEPDPVAKPFRPNHFYDEQRLLLGRTYRAGDKVRFQLPANSPAAWTVLDVADFEQVAAPIKQPPKSLSVRLFGADPTGRYDAAPAIDRTIAVAKKLGRTVYIPPGTYQVNRHIVVDDVTVRGAGNWWTIIKGKVLPLAEPAPDKSVHSAPGFYGKYATDGGSTNVHLEDFAIESDVRERIDTDQVNGIGGAIGGGSTIENLYLHHTKVGIWLDGPLDGLLIRNNIVTDAVADGMNLHLGVSHVRATNNFVRNSGDDGLAMWSEANPDGLANHDNVYDHNTVQTPVLANDIAIYGGKDNAVTDNLVADPIREGSTLHAGSRFNSTPFEGTLSFARNTTVRGGPRDLNWDLGLGSIWLYALQSDMSGTIEVTDSSFLDSTYNAIMFVVDWPVKDTYSLTNVAFRNIKVDGTGTNVVNARVGGFASFENVDARNVGAPFVNNCGTFHFTGTPEFDVRLIGSSNDGGWTADAGAPGHCEDRPPVMPPPPPSPWP; this is encoded by the coding sequence ATGTCGCCCGTGTCCCACAAGCCCTTGTCCCGACGCCGGCTCGCACTGACCAGCCTGGCGATCGGGGCCTTGCTCTCCACCGCCGCCTTGTCCGCCGCGGCCATGCCGACTGTCGCACCCGCCTCCAGCGCTGCCGCCGCCGCGAGCAGTCAGGGCGCGCTCCCGAAGATCACCAGGGCAGGCCTCGATTCCGCATTGGTGAAGGGCCGTGGCGCCAGCGTCCGGTTCGTCGAGCAGGAGGCGGAGAACGCGTTCACCACCGGCGAGAAACTCGGTCCCGGACGCGAGGCCTACACCTTGCCGGCCGAGGCTTCCGGGCGTACCGCAGTACGGCTGACCACGCCTGGGCAGTACGTCGAGTTCACCCTGTCGCAGCCTGCGAACGCGTTGACCCTGCGCTACAGCATCCCCGACACAGCGTCCGGCGGCGGTCTGCGCGCGCCCTTGGACGTGACCGTCAACGGCAGGCACAAGCAGACGATGACGCTGACGTCGGAGTACGCGTGGCTCTACGGCATGTATCCGTTCTCCAACGACCCGAACGTCGACCCGACCCCCGGCTGGTGGAAGCCTGAGCCCGACCCGGTCGCGAAGCCGTTCCGGCCGAACCACTTCTACGACGAGCAGCGCCTGCTCCTCGGCAGGACCTACCGGGCCGGCGACAAGGTCCGCTTCCAGCTACCCGCCAACTCCCCGGCTGCTTGGACGGTGCTCGACGTCGCCGACTTCGAGCAGGTCGCCGCACCGATCAAGCAGCCCCCGAAGTCCTTGTCCGTAAGGCTTTTCGGCGCCGACCCGACCGGCCGGTACGACGCGGCGCCGGCGATCGACCGAACCATCGCGGTCGCGAAGAAGCTCGGCCGGACCGTCTACATCCCGCCGGGCACATACCAGGTGAACCGGCACATCGTCGTCGACGACGTCACCGTCCGAGGCGCCGGGAACTGGTGGACGATCATCAAGGGCAAGGTGCTCCCGCTCGCCGAGCCCGCGCCGGACAAGTCGGTGCACAGCGCGCCCGGCTTCTACGGCAAGTACGCAACTGACGGCGGCAGCACCAACGTGCACCTCGAGGACTTCGCGATCGAGAGCGACGTCCGGGAGCGGATCGACACGGACCAGGTGAACGGGATCGGCGGCGCGATCGGCGGCGGTTCGACGATCGAGAACCTCTATCTGCACCACACCAAGGTCGGCATCTGGCTGGACGGCCCGCTGGACGGACTGCTGATCCGCAACAACATCGTCACCGACGCCGTCGCCGACGGGATGAACCTGCACCTGGGTGTCTCGCACGTCCGCGCGACCAACAACTTCGTCCGCAACAGCGGCGACGACGGACTCGCGATGTGGTCCGAGGCCAACCCTGACGGACTGGCCAACCACGACAACGTCTACGACCACAACACCGTGCAGACTCCCGTCCTGGCGAACGACATCGCCATCTACGGCGGCAAGGACAACGCGGTCACGGACAACCTGGTCGCCGACCCGATCCGCGAGGGCAGCACCTTGCACGCGGGCTCGCGGTTCAACTCGACGCCGTTCGAAGGAACGTTGTCGTTCGCCCGGAACACCACCGTCCGAGGCGGCCCGCGGGATCTCAACTGGGACCTCGGCCTCGGTTCGATCTGGCTGTACGCCCTGCAGTCCGACATGTCCGGCACGATCGAGGTGACCGACAGTTCGTTCCTCGACTCGACCTACAACGCGATCATGTTCGTGGTCGACTGGCCGGTCAAGGACACCTACTCGCTGACGAACGTTGCCTTCCGCAACATCAAGGTGGACGGCACCGGGACCAACGTGGTCAACGCCCGGGTCGGCGGCTTCGCCAGTTTCGAGAACGTCGACGCGCGGAACGTCGGCGCGCCTTTCGTCAACAACTGCGGCACTTTCCACTTCACGGGCACGCCGGAGTTCGACGTACGGCTGATCGGTAGCAGCAACGACGGTGGCTGGACGGCCGATGCCGGTGCACCCGGTCACTGCGAGGACCGGCCGCCGGTGATGCCGCCGCCACCACCCAGTCCTTGGCCGTAA
- a CDS encoding FadR/GntR family transcriptional regulator, protein MAATDKALAGLRQMIASGTLGPGQKFPPEPELCDRLGVSRSSLREATRSLAALGVIESRHGSGTYVSALDPAEIISRFSLSVELIPLEGVLELLEVRRVLEAHATAAAAARQDDDLETRLGDILDRLEATTDAAEIQALDAEFHDAICTAGGNPTVTALTGVIRGRGGHYRIFEPGADFDAIKQTSDRGHRAILAAIAGRDPAAAATAASAHIAQTELWLRALRPVPQI, encoded by the coding sequence ATGGCAGCCACGGACAAGGCGCTGGCCGGACTGCGGCAGATGATCGCATCCGGGACCCTCGGCCCCGGACAGAAGTTCCCGCCGGAGCCGGAACTCTGCGATCGCCTGGGCGTGTCCCGCAGCTCGCTCCGGGAGGCGACCCGCTCGCTCGCCGCGCTCGGCGTGATCGAGTCCCGGCACGGTTCGGGCACCTACGTCTCCGCCCTCGACCCGGCCGAGATCATCAGCCGCTTCTCCCTGTCGGTCGAGCTGATCCCGCTCGAAGGAGTGCTCGAACTCCTCGAAGTACGCCGGGTCCTCGAAGCTCATGCCACCGCGGCGGCCGCCGCCCGGCAGGACGACGACCTCGAGACCCGCCTCGGCGACATCCTCGACCGCCTCGAGGCCACCACCGACGCCGCGGAGATCCAAGCCCTCGACGCCGAGTTCCACGACGCCATCTGTACTGCGGGCGGCAACCCGACCGTGACCGCGCTGACCGGGGTGATCCGCGGCCGCGGCGGCCACTACCGGATCTTCGAACCGGGCGCCGACTTCGACGCGATCAAGCAGACCAGCGACCGCGGCCACCGCGCCATCCTCGCCGCGATCGCCGGCCGCGATCCGGCGGCCGCGGCCACTGCCGCCTCCGCCCACATCGCCCAGACAGAACTCTGGCTCCGAGCCCTCAGACCAGTACCGCAGATCTGA
- a CDS encoding ABC transporter substrate-binding protein — MRYRQMFASIAAAAVVAAVAACGPGPADKANGEVKLQMVESLTNPTRTALLKKLIADFEAKNSGIKVQLISPPTNQADQKIQQMLQSGKGVDVLEVRDTTVGPFSTNKWIYDMAPELKGWDGLSALTENALKVTQQGGKSYMVPYGFYGLSLFYRKDLVQQAGFSGPPKSWAELVEQAKKINDPAKNRYGYSFRGGLGAGGNAVAIISGYVIDELNHDNAFKLTDGKTIFSSPKAVDALNLYLDLFKNASPKSSVSWGYPEMVQGFTSGTTGFLLQDPEVIATVKESKTIKEDQWGTAPLPVGPTGKAAQPLANAGWGVAQGSEHKAEAVKLVKFLTSGDAAMTFSKENSLVPILKSAADDPYFKDGPWASYVAMNSSPDTYIVVTQPRGVPWSTEWGNKSDADVQKLITGKAQPAEILKGWDDYWTQKWAGK; from the coding sequence ATGCGCTACCGACAGATGTTCGCATCGATCGCCGCGGCCGCCGTGGTCGCGGCGGTGGCGGCCTGCGGCCCCGGCCCGGCCGATAAGGCGAACGGTGAGGTCAAGCTGCAGATGGTCGAGAGTCTGACCAACCCGACCAGGACCGCGCTGCTGAAGAAGCTGATCGCCGACTTCGAGGCGAAGAACAGCGGCATCAAGGTGCAGCTCATCTCGCCGCCGACCAACCAGGCGGACCAGAAGATCCAGCAGATGCTCCAGTCCGGCAAGGGCGTCGACGTGCTGGAGGTCCGCGACACCACCGTCGGCCCGTTCTCCACCAACAAGTGGATCTACGACATGGCCCCCGAACTGAAGGGCTGGGACGGCCTGAGCGCGCTGACCGAGAACGCGCTCAAGGTGACCCAGCAAGGCGGCAAGTCCTACATGGTGCCGTACGGCTTCTACGGACTGTCGCTTTTCTACCGCAAGGACCTCGTGCAGCAGGCCGGATTCAGCGGCCCGCCGAAGAGCTGGGCCGAGCTGGTCGAGCAGGCGAAGAAGATCAACGACCCGGCGAAGAACCGGTACGGGTACTCGTTCCGCGGGGGACTCGGCGCGGGCGGCAACGCGGTCGCGATCATCTCGGGTTACGTGATCGACGAGCTCAACCACGACAACGCGTTCAAGCTGACCGACGGCAAGACCATCTTCTCCTCGCCGAAGGCCGTCGACGCGCTCAACCTGTACCTCGATCTGTTCAAGAACGCCTCGCCGAAGTCCTCGGTCAGCTGGGGCTATCCCGAAATGGTGCAGGGCTTCACCTCCGGCACCACCGGCTTCCTGCTCCAGGACCCGGAGGTGATCGCAACGGTCAAGGAATCCAAGACGATCAAGGAAGACCAGTGGGGTACCGCGCCGCTTCCGGTCGGTCCCACCGGCAAGGCCGCGCAGCCACTGGCCAACGCGGGCTGGGGCGTTGCCCAGGGCAGTGAACACAAGGCCGAGGCGGTGAAGCTGGTCAAGTTCCTCACCTCCGGCGACGCGGCGATGACGTTCTCGAAGGAGAACAGCCTGGTCCCGATCCTGAAGAGCGCGGCGGACGACCCGTACTTCAAGGACGGCCCCTGGGCGTCGTACGTCGCGATGAACTCGTCCCCGGACACCTACATCGTGGTGACGCAGCCGCGCGGGGTGCCGTGGTCGACCGAATGGGGCAACAAGTCCGACGCCGACGTACAGAAGCTGATCACCGGCAAGGCGCAGCCGGCGGAGATCCTGAAGGGCTGGGACGACTACTGGACCCAGAAGTGGGCCGGGAAGTGA